The Amphiura filiformis chromosome 12, Afil_fr2py, whole genome shotgun sequence genome includes a region encoding these proteins:
- the LOC140166212 gene encoding retinol dehydrogenase 14-like, with translation MGGKLTYPRDEIPADKTFIVTGGNTGVGYQTAKGIAKLGGRVIIACRSEERATQALEKMQKEHREEVKQERQTQDEAAKKANPPPAATKDTPKPPATGDKDTTGEGSGDKDTAEASATKDTGDASAEGQTTEAKEENEPIASADKEDSPPPEDDAADDVQPLKVEFMKLDLASLASTMEFINAYKAKGYPLHVLICNAGLGLVPFQKTDDGFELQFQVNYLSHFLMTLHLLPLLRESDPNSRIINLTSIVHTSGTFDLKNMQGELSYDRIKFYGNSKVYQIMNMYALNRRLKDSGISIFSVHPGYVDSEFSRGSADSKLHSFVESVSQVLHIKRNVEDGAMTSLVAALDTSYDGRSALYLKDCKVANASALARNTEKQEQLWDYSLDCIKDHITEDLLKDLHLPVPAAKDDTPTTDEAKGEAETKPETPNKSEEPTSTQDEAKSKSEEEVESKPEEKTESKEEVEESKADEDDKSKVEEVESKPEEDIEAKPEAESESKVDEKEEEKKEESEDQSPTDEGGDTKTDEEEVKSEEVKGDEDKGQEDGEGE, from the exons GTGTTGGGTACCAAACTGCCAAAGGTATTGCCAAGCTGGGAGGGAGAGTAATTATAGCATGCCGGAGTGAGGAGAGAGCTACACAG GCGTTAGAGAAGATGCAAAAGGAACATCGGGAAGAAGTGAAACAAGAAAGGCAGACACAAGACGAAGCCGCAAAGAAGGCTAACCCACCACCTGCTGCAACCAAAGACACACCAAAACCACCAGCAACAGGAGACAAAGATACAACAGGAGAAGGCTCTGGTGACAAAGACACTGCTGAAGCCTCAGCAACCAAAGATACTGGAGATGCCTCAGCAGAAGGTCAGACAACTGAAGCCAAAGAAGAGAATGAACCTATCGCCTCTGCGGACAAAGAAGATTCACCACCTCCAGaggatgatgctgctgatgatgtccAGCCTTTGAAGGTTGAGTTTATGAAGCTTGATTTGGCATCATTAGCATCTACTATGGAGTTCATCAATGCTTATAAAGCTAAGGGATATCCACTGCATGTGTTGATTTGTAATGCTGGGCTTGGACTGGTACCATTTC AGAAAACTGATGATGGTTTTGAGCTTCAATTCCAAGTCAACTATTTATCTCATTTCCTGATGACCCTTCACCTTCTCCCATTGTTGAGAGAAAGTGACCCCAACAGTCGTATCATCAACCTCACATCCATAGTCCACACATCTGGGACGTTTGACTTGAAGAATATGCAAGGGGAATTGTCATATGATAGGATCAAATTCTATGGCAACTCTAAAGTATATCAG ATAATGAACATGTATGCACTAAATCGCAGACTCAAGGACTCGGGAATCAGCATCTTTTCTGTTCACCCTGGCTATGTAGATTCTGAATTTTCCAGAGGGAGTGCTGATTCTAAATTGCACAGCTTTGTTGAATCGGTATCACAAGTTTTAC ATATCAAGAGGAATGTGGAGGATGGTGCTATGACGTCATTGGTAGCTGCCTTAGATACATCCTATGATGGTAGAAGTGCTCTCTATTTGAAAGACTGTAAAGTAGCAAACGCATCAGCATTGGCAAG AAACACTGAGAAGCAAGAGCAACTATGGGATTATAGTTTGGATTGTATCAAAGACCACATCACAGAAGATCTCTTGAAAGATCTTCACTTACCAGTACCAGCAGCCAAGGATGACACACCTACAACAGATGAAGCCAAAGGAGAAGCAGAGACCAAACCAGAGACACCAAACAAATCGGAAGAACCAACATCTACACAAGATGAAGCAAAATCAAAATCGGAAGAAGAGGTGGAATCTAAGCCTGAAGAAAAGACTGAATCaaaagaagaagtagaagaatcTAAGGCGGATGAAGATGACAAATCTAAGGTGGAAGAAGTAGAGTCAAAGCCGGAAGAAGATATAGAGGCTAAACCAGAAGCAGAATCTGAATCAAAGGTTgatgagaaggaggaggagaagaaggaagaGTCTGAGGATCAAAGTCCAACTGATGAAGGAGGAGATACAAAAACAGATGAGGAAGAGGTCAAAAGTGAAGAGGTCAAAGGTGATGAGGATAAAGGTCAAGAAGATGGAGAAGGGGAATAG